A genome region from Trachemys scripta elegans isolate TJP31775 chromosome 2, CAS_Tse_1.0, whole genome shotgun sequence includes the following:
- the ITPRIPL1 gene encoding inositol 1,4,5-trisphosphate receptor-interacting protein-like 1, whose protein sequence is MAVGSLLFMVVLAIVHHPLMVSDKQDPATVQRAQQQEQRLALEMTRLQLEFEKRNEEERPGPRQSLGPNQSQGEEGATGATALREVAEQGPNDMAWDRWPYGALAIILLIICMPSLELESSYDSSSEDASSEEEEDDAKAVPRGSCTRHPDFPDREALEHFYEQHLQGVSKDLASTCEFVAGLVNNLLEVCRVLTYETFLPQLENCIGVASTFEGWCPHRDPKAYQVLVPLLPPKGHSFCLEMENAEGTLEKHGHILVELECTCKRERLLGDVLCLLHHSEEDLSDNKQGPFRVHLLCTSSHLDVGKTILWFHSLVGKAWALLAHNYSFQLTAQPSASSCKLRLAFESGKALSIEIILGVQRGDSQVFLASHRAETGHPSSTVWLETFAVQEMLFFQMVSRYAPQDSCHLKCLQILIHLKECRLPTLENRILTTYHFKTVLMHLLLLLPLSEWGPEQLAQRLQDILLYLCHGLEEKRLYHFLIGNSTLSSQIPVLKAFLNAKPLNLFQHLALEPAAHAQATSEFLEMMEQVRALLPQRSKTGCGSAAPSSPLCCGPDSLAHHPQHRITSGSQTMPRISERSQNSVAEPGQGHQGLPEMPLCVPWAWRDLGTEGMQKVLYI, encoded by the coding sequence ATGGCTGTGGGCAGCCTGCTCTTCATGGTGGTGCTGGCTATCGTGCACCACCCCCTGATGGTTAGTGACAAGCAGGACCCAGCGACAGTACAGAGGgcacagcagcaggagcagcggcTGGCCCTAGAGATGACGCGCCTGCAGTTGGAGTTTGAGAAGAGGAACGAAGAGGAGAGGCCGGGCCCACGCCAGAGCCTGGGTCCAAACCAgagccagggggaggagggggccacGGGGGCCACGGCCCTGAGGGAGGTGGCCGAGCAGGGGCCCAACGACATGGCTTGGGATAGGTGGCCCTATGGGGCGCTGGCCATTATCCTGCTCATTATCTGCAtgcccagcctggagctggagtccAGCTATGACTCCAGCAGCGAGGATGCCagcagcgaggaggaggaggacgacgccAAAGCAGTGCCCAGGGGCTCCTGCACCCGGCATCCCGACTTCCCCGACAGAGAGGCCCTGGAGCACTTTTATGAACAGCACCTCCAGGGAGTGTCCAAGGACCTGGCCAGCACCTGCGAGTTCGTGGCAGGCCTGGTGAACAACCTGCTGGAGGTCTGCCGAGTCCTCACCTACGAGACCTTCCTCCCACAGCTGGAGAACTGCATTGGTGTGGCCAGCACCTTTGAAGGCTGGTGCCCCCATAGGGACCCCAAGGCCTACCAGGTGCTCGTGCCCCTGTTGCCGCCCAAGGGGCACTCCTTCTGCCTGGAGATGGAGAACGCGGAGGGCACCCTGGAGAAGCATGGCCACATCCTGGTGGAGCTGGAGTGCACGTGCAAAAGGGAGAGGCTGCTGGGGGACGTGCTCTGCCTCCTGCACCACTCCGAGGAAGACCTGAGTGACAACAAGCAGGGGCCCTTCCGCGTGCACCTCTTGTGCACTAGCTCCCACCTGGACGTGGGAAAAACCATCCTCTGGTTCCACAGTTTGGTAGGCAAGGCCTGGGCGCTCCTGGCTCACAACTACAGCTTCCAGCTCACAGCCCAGCCCTCCGCCTCCTCCTGCAAACTCAGGCTGGCTTTCGAGTCCGGGAAGGCCCTCTCCATCGAGATTATACTCGGGGTGCAACGGGGAGACTCTCAGGTCTTCCTGGCCAGCCACAGGGCTGAGACGGGCCACCCGAGCAGCACGGTCTGGCTAGAGACCTTCGCTGTCCAGGAAATGCTGTTCTTCCAGATGGTGAGCAGGTACGCCCCACAGGACAGCTGCCACCTGAAATGCCTCCAGATCCTCATCCACCTCAAGGAATGCAGGCTGCCCACCCTGGAGAACAGGATCCTCACCACCTATCACTTCAAAACCGTCCTGATgcacctcctgctcctcctgccgCTGTCAGAATGGGGCCCGGAGCAGCTAGCTCAGAGGCTGCAGGACATCCTCTTGTACCTGTGCCATGGCCTGGAGGAGAAACGCCTCTACCACTTCCTGATCGGAAACAGCACCCTGTCCAGCCAGATCCCTGTCCTCAAGGCCTTCTTGAATGCCAAGCCCCTCAACCTCTTCCAGCACCTGGCACTGGAGCCTGCCGCTCATGCCCAGGCAACGAGCGAGTTCCTGGAAATGATGGAGCAAGTGAGGGCTCTACTCCCACAGCGCAGCAAGACAGGATGTGGGTCTGCAGCACCGAGCAGCCCATTATGCTGTGGGCCTGATAGCCTAGCCCATCATCCACAGCACAGAATCACTAGTGGGAGTCAGACCATGCCACGGATATCGGAACGGAGCCAGAACAGCGTCGCTGAGCCGGGGCAGGGCCACCAGGGCTTGCCGGAAATGCCACTCTGTGTGCCCTGGGCGTGGAGAGACCTGGGGACAGAGGGCATGCAGAAGGTGCTGTACATTTAA